Proteins encoded within one genomic window of Sphaerotilus montanus:
- the icmF gene encoding fused isobutyryl-CoA mutase/GTPase IcmF has translation MTDLSADHKALASYRPTNKVRFVTAASLFDGHDAAINIMRRILQGMGTEVIHLGHNRSVDEVVTAALQEDVQGIAVSSYQGGHVEYFKYMVELLKARGGAHIQVFGGGGGVIVPAEIRDLSSHGVRIFSPEDGQRMGLAGMIGEMVMRCDQDLSSYAPTDLAALQGHTEAAWRALAQLITALENGKADAGVVAAVHEAAKASKTPVLGITGTGGAGKSSLTDELIRRFRLDQDDALRIAVISIDPSRRKSGGALLGDRIRMNATGPWSNGQRVYVRSLATRDTGSEVSAALPEVLAAAKVAGFDLVIVETSGIGQGDAAIVPFVDVPMYVMTPEFGAASQLEKIDMLDFAEFVAINKFDRKGSADALRDVAKQVQRNREAFTVMPDQMPVFGTMASRFNDDGVTALYQALKVRLGALGLQLAEGRLPLVNTRHSTHQTPIVPAARTRYLAEIADTVRGYKARVRQQATLAREIQQLRASALMFKQSNPAKNRGVEALTELAEEREARLDPSAKKLLAMWPEMQRAYAGDEYVVKIRDKELRTNLIHTTLSGNKIRKVALPGYECHGELLKWLMLDNVPGSFPFTAGVFAFKREGEDPTRMFAGEGDAFRTNRRFKLVSEGIPAKRLSTAFDSVTLYGADPDPRPDIYGKVGNSGVSIATLDDLKVLYSGFDLCSPTTSVSMTINGPAPSILAMFMNAAIDQQLDKFKADNHRDPTDDEASKIKAWVLANVRGTVQADILKEDQGQNTCIFSTEFSLKVMGDIASYFVHHDVRNFYSVSISGYHIAEAGANPISQLAFTLSNGFTFVEAYLARGMHIDDFAPNLSFFFSNGMDPEYTVLGRVARRIWAVAMRDKYGANDRSQKLKYHIQTSGRSLHAQEIQFNDIRTTLQALIAVYDNCNSLHTNAFDEAITTPTEESVRRAMAIQMIINREWGLAKNENPNQGAFIIDELTELVEEAVLAEFEKIADRGGVLGAMETGYQRSKIQEESMHYEMLKHTGEYPIIGVNTFRNPKGDEIPETIELARSTDDEKASQLARLNDFHTRHAAQAPAMLKRLQQAVIDNANVFEVLMDAVRVCSLGQITGALFEVGGQYRRSM, from the coding sequence ATGACCGACCTGTCCGCCGACCACAAGGCCCTTGCCAGCTACCGCCCGACGAACAAGGTGCGTTTCGTCACCGCCGCGAGCCTGTTCGACGGCCACGACGCCGCCATCAACATCATGCGGCGCATCCTGCAGGGCATGGGCACCGAGGTGATCCACCTGGGCCACAACCGCTCGGTCGATGAAGTGGTCACCGCCGCATTGCAGGAAGACGTGCAGGGGATCGCGGTCAGCTCCTACCAGGGCGGCCATGTCGAGTACTTCAAGTACATGGTCGAGCTGCTCAAGGCGCGCGGCGGCGCGCACATCCAGGTCTTCGGCGGCGGCGGCGGCGTGATCGTGCCGGCCGAGATCCGCGACCTGAGCAGCCACGGCGTGCGCATCTTCAGCCCCGAGGACGGCCAGCGCATGGGGCTTGCCGGGATGATCGGCGAGATGGTGATGCGCTGCGACCAGGATCTGTCGAGTTACGCGCCGACCGACCTCGCCGCGCTGCAGGGCCACACCGAAGCCGCCTGGCGCGCGCTGGCGCAGCTCATCACCGCGCTGGAAAACGGCAAGGCGGACGCGGGCGTGGTCGCCGCCGTGCATGAAGCGGCGAAGGCAAGCAAGACCCCCGTGCTCGGCATCACCGGCACCGGCGGCGCCGGCAAGTCCAGCCTCACCGACGAGCTGATCCGCCGCTTCCGCCTCGACCAGGACGACGCGCTGCGCATCGCCGTCATCAGCATCGACCCGTCGCGGCGCAAGAGCGGCGGCGCCCTGCTCGGCGACCGCATCCGCATGAACGCCACCGGCCCGTGGTCGAACGGCCAGCGCGTCTACGTGCGCAGCCTCGCCACGCGCGACACCGGCTCGGAAGTCTCGGCCGCGCTGCCCGAGGTGCTGGCCGCCGCGAAGGTCGCCGGCTTCGACCTGGTCATCGTGGAGACCTCCGGCATCGGCCAGGGTGACGCGGCGATCGTGCCCTTCGTCGACGTGCCGATGTACGTGATGACGCCCGAGTTCGGCGCTGCCAGCCAACTGGAGAAGATCGACATGCTCGACTTCGCCGAGTTCGTCGCCATCAACAAGTTCGACCGCAAGGGCTCGGCGGATGCGCTGCGCGATGTCGCCAAGCAGGTGCAGCGCAACCGCGAAGCCTTCACCGTGATGCCCGACCAGATGCCGGTGTTCGGCACGATGGCCAGCCGCTTCAACGACGACGGCGTGACGGCGCTCTACCAGGCGCTCAAGGTCCGCCTCGGTGCGCTAGGCCTGCAGCTTGCCGAAGGCCGCCTGCCGCTGGTCAATACCCGCCACAGCACGCACCAGACGCCCATCGTCCCGGCCGCCCGCACCCGCTACCTCGCCGAGATCGCCGACACCGTGCGCGGCTACAAGGCCCGGGTCCGCCAGCAGGCCACGCTTGCCCGCGAGATCCAGCAGCTGCGCGCCAGCGCCTTGATGTTCAAGCAGTCCAATCCGGCCAAGAACCGCGGTGTCGAGGCCCTGACGGAACTGGCCGAGGAACGCGAAGCCCGGCTCGACCCCAGCGCGAAGAAGCTGCTGGCCATGTGGCCCGAGATGCAGCGCGCCTACGCCGGTGACGAATACGTCGTGAAGATCCGCGACAAGGAACTCCGCACCAACCTGATCCACACCACGCTGAGCGGCAACAAGATCCGCAAGGTCGCCCTGCCCGGCTACGAGTGCCACGGCGAGTTGCTGAAGTGGCTGATGCTGGACAACGTGCCCGGCAGCTTCCCGTTCACGGCCGGCGTGTTCGCGTTCAAGCGCGAAGGCGAAGACCCGACGCGCATGTTCGCGGGTGAAGGCGACGCCTTCCGCACCAACCGCCGCTTCAAGCTGGTGAGCGAGGGCATCCCCGCCAAGCGCCTGTCCACCGCCTTCGACTCGGTGACGCTGTACGGCGCCGACCCCGATCCGCGTCCGGACATCTACGGCAAGGTCGGCAACTCCGGGGTGAGCATCGCGACGCTGGACGACCTGAAGGTGCTCTATTCAGGCTTCGACCTGTGCAGCCCGACGACCTCGGTGAGCATGACGATCAACGGCCCGGCGCCGAGCATCCTGGCGATGTTCATGAACGCGGCCATCGACCAGCAGCTCGACAAGTTCAAGGCCGACAACCACCGCGACCCGACCGACGACGAAGCCTCGAAGATCAAGGCGTGGGTGCTGGCCAATGTGCGCGGCACGGTGCAGGCCGACATCCTCAAGGAAGACCAGGGCCAGAACACCTGCATCTTCTCGACCGAGTTCAGCCTGAAGGTGATGGGCGACATCGCCTCGTACTTCGTCCACCACGACGTGCGCAACTTCTACTCGGTGTCGATCAGCGGGTACCACATCGCCGAAGCGGGTGCGAACCCGATCAGCCAGCTCGCGTTCACGCTGTCGAACGGCTTCACGTTCGTCGAGGCGTATCTGGCGCGCGGGATGCACATCGACGACTTCGCGCCCAACCTGTCGTTCTTCTTCTCGAACGGCATGGACCCGGAGTACACCGTGCTCGGCCGCGTCGCCCGCCGCATCTGGGCGGTGGCGATGCGCGACAAGTACGGCGCCAACGACCGCAGCCAGAAGCTGAAGTACCACATCCAGACCTCGGGCCGCTCGCTGCACGCGCAGGAGATCCAGTTCAACGACATCCGCACCACGCTGCAGGCGCTGATCGCGGTGTACGACAACTGCAACTCGCTGCACACCAACGCCTTCGACGAGGCGATCACGACGCCGACCGAGGAGTCGGTGCGCCGCGCGATGGCGATCCAGATGATCATCAACCGCGAGTGGGGCCTGGCGAAGAACGAGAACCCGAACCAGGGCGCGTTCATCATCGACGAGCTGACCGAGCTGGTCGAAGAGGCGGTGCTGGCCGAGTTCGAGAAGATCGCCGACCGCGGCGGCGTGCTCGGCGCGATGGAGACGGGCTACCAGCGCTCGAAGATCCAGGAAGAGTCGATGCACTACGAGATGCTCAAGCACACCGGCGAGTACCCGATCATCGGCGTCAACACCTTCCGCAACCCGAAGGGCGACGAGATTCCGGAGACGATCGAGCTGGCGCGCTCCACCGATGACGAGAAGGCGTCGCAGCTCGCGCGGCTGAACGATTTCCACACGCGCCATGCGGCCCAGGCGCCCGCGATGCTGAAGCGGCTTCAGCAGGCGGTGATCGACAATGCGAATGTGTTCGAGGTGTTGATGGACGCGGTGCGGGTTTGCTCGCTGGGGCAGATCACGGGGGCGTTGTTCGAGGTGGGGGGACAATACCGGCGGAGCATGTGA
- a CDS encoding CmpA/NrtA family ABC transporter substrate-binding protein, whose amino-acid sequence MTTPLFPVNPSRRDFLQRAAAVTAAGSAVALPGGAWAAGSDAPEKKEVRIGFIPLTDCASVVMASVMKFDEKYGIKIIPSKESSWAAVRDKLVNGELDAAHVLYGLVYGVHLGVSGPKKDMAVLMTLNNNGQAITLSKKLADKGAVDGAGLAKVMKAEPREYTFAQTFPTGTHAMWLYYWLASNGINPMSDAKVITVPPPQMVANMRVGNMDGFCVGEPWNHRAIIDGIGVTATTTQDIWKDHPEKVLGCTAEFVQKNPNTARAMIMAVLDASRWIDAGLQNKMKMAETIAEKSYVNTSVDAINQRILGRYQNGMGKTWDDPNHMKFFNDGAVNYPYLSDGMWFLTQHKRWGLLKSDPDYLGVAKAINQTALYKEAAAQLKVSVPKSDMRTSKLGDGVVWDGSNPAKYAASFKIKAA is encoded by the coding sequence ATGACGACGCCCCTGTTTCCTGTCAACCCGTCTCGACGCGACTTCCTCCAGCGTGCCGCCGCCGTGACGGCCGCAGGCAGCGCGGTCGCCTTGCCCGGCGGTGCCTGGGCCGCCGGCTCGGACGCCCCCGAGAAGAAGGAAGTCCGCATCGGCTTCATCCCGCTGACCGACTGCGCCTCGGTCGTGATGGCCTCGGTGATGAAGTTCGACGAGAAGTACGGCATCAAGATCATTCCGTCCAAGGAATCGTCCTGGGCCGCCGTGCGCGACAAGCTGGTCAATGGCGAGCTGGATGCGGCGCACGTGCTCTACGGTCTGGTCTACGGTGTCCACCTCGGCGTGAGCGGCCCGAAGAAGGACATGGCCGTGCTGATGACCCTCAACAACAACGGCCAGGCGATCACGCTGTCCAAGAAGCTGGCCGACAAGGGCGCGGTCGATGGCGCCGGTCTGGCCAAGGTCATGAAGGCCGAGCCGCGTGAATACACCTTCGCGCAGACCTTCCCGACCGGCACCCACGCGATGTGGCTGTACTACTGGCTGGCCTCCAACGGCATCAACCCGATGTCGGACGCCAAGGTCATCACCGTGCCGCCGCCGCAGATGGTGGCCAACATGCGCGTGGGCAACATGGACGGGTTCTGCGTCGGCGAGCCCTGGAACCACCGCGCCATCATCGACGGCATCGGCGTGACCGCGACCACGACCCAGGACATCTGGAAGGACCACCCCGAGAAGGTCCTGGGCTGCACCGCCGAGTTTGTCCAGAAGAACCCGAACACGGCGCGCGCCATGATCATGGCGGTGCTGGACGCCAGCCGCTGGATCGACGCCGGCCTGCAGAACAAGATGAAGATGGCGGAGACGATCGCCGAGAAGTCCTACGTCAACACGTCGGTCGACGCGATCAACCAGCGCATCCTGGGCCGCTACCAGAACGGCATGGGCAAGACCTGGGACGATCCGAACCACATGAAGTTCTTCAACGACGGTGCGGTGAACTACCCCTACCTGTCGGACGGCATGTGGTTCCTGACCCAGCACAAGCGCTGGGGCCTGCTCAAGAGCGACCCGGACTACCTCGGCGTGGCCAAGGCGATCAACCAGACGGCGCTCTACAAGGAAGCGGCCGCGCAACTCAAGGTCAGCGTGCCCAAGAGCGACATGCGCACCAGCAAGCTGGGTGATGGCGTGGTGTGGGACGGCTCGAATCCGGCCAAGTACGCCGCGTCTTTCAAGATCAAGGCGGCCTGA
- the ntrB gene encoding nitrate ABC transporter permease gives MNAMTLPLSASVAPDDTVRAVPEAPAPVVDVAAQARLKAQVAAMARAQRLKTMARFAAPLLGFLVLLLVWQAVAHSGDKQLPGPVPVWHAAVKLFSDPFYVNGPNDQGIGWNVLSSLQRVGVGFGLAALVGIPLGFMIGRFDFLNQMLDPIISLLRPVSPLAWLPIGLMVFKAANPAAIWTIFICSIWPMVINTAVGVRQVPQDYLNVARVLNLSELTILRKILFPAVLPYMLTGVRLAVGTAWLVIVAAEMLTGGQGIGFWLWDEWNNLNVAHILIAIFVIGAVGVALEALLVAIARRFDYS, from the coding sequence ATGAACGCCATGACCTTGCCCCTGTCGGCCAGCGTCGCCCCCGATGACACGGTCCGTGCCGTGCCCGAGGCCCCGGCTCCCGTGGTCGACGTTGCCGCACAGGCCCGGCTCAAGGCCCAGGTGGCGGCCATGGCGCGGGCCCAGCGTCTGAAGACGATGGCGCGCTTCGCCGCACCGCTGCTGGGCTTCCTCGTGCTGCTGCTGGTCTGGCAGGCGGTGGCCCACAGCGGCGACAAGCAGCTGCCCGGCCCGGTCCCGGTCTGGCACGCGGCGGTCAAGCTGTTCTCCGATCCGTTCTACGTCAACGGCCCGAACGACCAGGGCATCGGCTGGAACGTGCTGTCCTCGTTGCAGCGGGTGGGCGTGGGCTTCGGTCTGGCGGCGCTGGTGGGCATCCCGCTGGGCTTCATGATCGGCCGCTTCGACTTCCTGAACCAGATGCTCGACCCGATCATCAGCCTGCTGCGCCCGGTGTCGCCGCTGGCCTGGCTGCCGATCGGCCTGATGGTGTTCAAGGCGGCCAACCCGGCGGCGATCTGGACCATCTTCATCTGCTCGATCTGGCCGATGGTCATCAACACGGCGGTGGGGGTGCGGCAGGTGCCGCAGGACTACCTCAACGTCGCCCGTGTGCTGAACCTGTCGGAACTGACGATCCTGCGCAAGATCCTGTTCCCGGCCGTGCTGCCCTACATGCTGACGGGCGTGCGGCTGGCGGTGGGCACGGCGTGGCTGGTGATCGTGGCGGCCGAGATGCTGACGGGCGGGCAGGGCATCGGTTTCTGGCTGTGGGACGAGTGGAACAACCTCAACGTCGCACACATCCTGATCGCCATCTTCGTCATCGGCGCCGTGGGCGTGGCGCTCGAAGCGCTGCTGGTGGCCATCGCCCGCCGCTTCGACTATTCCTGA
- a CDS encoding ABC transporter ATP-binding protein produces MSTTSLDERSQRFLRIENVGMSFPTKKGTFVALRDVNLDVARGEFITMIGHSGCGKSTLLNLVAGLTTPTSGVLLLDGRELKGPGPERAVVFQNHSLLPWMTCQENVGLAVDRVFGATESKAQLRDRALAALDLVGLTHAKDKRPGEISGGMKQRVGIARALAMEPKMLLMDEPFGALDALTRAKLQDELMKIVATTGSTVMMVTHDVDEAVLLSDRIVMLTNGPAATIGEVHQVPLPPVREQFRPRLEMAHNADYLRAREAVLEFLYHKQAHVEKDAA; encoded by the coding sequence ATGAGCACCACCTCCCTGGACGAGCGCAGCCAGCGCTTTCTGCGCATCGAGAACGTCGGGATGTCCTTCCCGACCAAGAAGGGCACCTTCGTCGCGCTGCGCGACGTGAACCTGGACGTGGCCCGCGGCGAGTTCATCACCATGATCGGTCACTCGGGCTGCGGCAAGTCGACGCTGCTGAACCTCGTGGCCGGCCTGACGACGCCGACCTCGGGCGTGCTGCTGCTCGACGGCCGCGAGCTGAAGGGCCCCGGCCCGGAGCGCGCGGTGGTGTTCCAGAACCACTCGCTGCTGCCCTGGATGACCTGCCAGGAGAACGTCGGTCTCGCGGTGGACCGTGTGTTCGGTGCGACCGAGTCGAAGGCGCAACTGCGTGACCGCGCGCTCGCCGCCCTCGACCTCGTCGGCCTGACCCATGCCAAGGACAAGCGGCCTGGCGAGATCTCCGGCGGCATGAAGCAGCGCGTGGGCATCGCCCGGGCGCTGGCGATGGAGCCGAAGATGCTGCTGATGGACGAGCCCTTCGGAGCGCTGGACGCGCTGACCCGCGCCAAGCTGCAGGACGAACTGATGAAGATCGTCGCCACCACCGGATCGACCGTGATGATGGTGACACACGATGTGGACGAGGCGGTGCTGCTGTCCGACCGCATCGTGATGCTGACCAACGGCCCGGCGGCGACGATCGGCGAGGTGCACCAGGTGCCGCTGCCGCCGGTGCGCGAGCAGTTCCGCCCGCGGCTGGAGATGGCCCACAACGCCGATTACCTGCGCGCCCGCGAGGCGGTGCTCGAATTCCTGTACCACAAGCAGGCCCATGTGGAGAAGGACGCGGCCTGA
- a CDS encoding type III pantothenate kinase: MSFLVIDIGNTRLKWGLYAAPRPGAELLAHGASFLETIDRLADDEWARLPPPTHMLGCAVAGLAVRRRAEEQLDLWDLEPRWVVSQPAACGVTNGYDHPARLGSDRWVAMIGARARVLASGPPRPALVVMVGTAVTVDALDAEGRFLGGLILPGFGLMLKAMESGTAGLKVPTGEVREFPTNTSDALMSGGTYGIAGAIERMHRHLVQRCGELPVLLMSGGAAVKLAPETDLPFELTDTLVFEGLLQLAAAGSLQGG; the protein is encoded by the coding sequence ATGAGTTTCCTTGTCATCGACATCGGCAATACCCGTCTCAAGTGGGGGCTCTACGCCGCCCCCCGGCCCGGGGCCGAACTGCTGGCGCATGGTGCGTCATTCCTTGAAACCATCGACCGCCTGGCCGACGACGAGTGGGCGCGCCTGCCCCCGCCCACGCACATGCTGGGCTGCGCGGTGGCGGGCCTGGCGGTGCGCCGGCGGGCCGAAGAGCAGCTGGACCTCTGGGATCTGGAGCCGCGCTGGGTGGTGTCCCAGCCGGCGGCCTGCGGTGTCACCAACGGCTATGACCATCCCGCCCGCCTCGGCTCGGACCGCTGGGTGGCGATGATCGGCGCGCGGGCGCGGGTGCTGGCCTCCGGGCCGCCGCGGCCGGCGCTGGTGGTGATGGTGGGCACGGCGGTGACGGTGGATGCGCTCGACGCCGAGGGCCGCTTCCTGGGCGGGCTGATCCTGCCGGGCTTCGGGCTGATGCTCAAGGCGATGGAGTCGGGCACTGCCGGTCTGAAGGTGCCGACCGGCGAAGTCCGCGAGTTCCCGACCAACACCAGCGACGCGCTGATGAGCGGTGGCACCTACGGCATCGCCGGTGCGATCGAGCGCATGCACCGCCATCTCGTGCAGCGTTGCGGCGAGTTGCCGGTGTTGCTGATGAGCGGTGGCGCCGCCGTCAAGCTGGCGCCGGAGACCGATCTGCCGTTCGAGCTGACCGACACGCTGGTCTTCGAGGGCCTGCTGCAGCTCGCGGCGGCCGGGTCGCTTCAGGGCGGCTGA
- a CDS encoding potassium channel family protein, whose protein sequence is MPAQRLRSALRAHSGSLPLRVLRDPDRWFILGTLIATIPAFYLEMLTGERSLLAAAAYVLAALAMVLRIALRRVLMATRMRRWLVWTLIAGLLLAAVLPPSSTSSFALTLRLLTALLTLLHMMWLLQHLLARDSLPSLLGAAVLVLLLCGAGFWWIEPRTPTLADGLWLAFTTAATVGYGDVVPSTPASKVFAVFVVLLGFGILSLVTASIAAMWVESSERRMEHDILRDLHAEIGQLRAELRATHDELQSLRRRLDQPP, encoded by the coding sequence ATGCCTGCCCAACGCCTCCGTTCTGCCCTGCGGGCCCACTCGGGCAGCCTGCCACTGCGCGTGCTGCGGGACCCGGACCGCTGGTTCATCCTGGGCACGCTGATCGCCACGATCCCGGCGTTCTATCTGGAGATGCTCACTGGCGAACGCTCGCTGCTGGCCGCGGCGGCCTATGTCCTCGCGGCGCTGGCCATGGTGCTGCGGATCGCCCTGCGGCGGGTGCTCATGGCCACCCGGATGCGCCGCTGGCTGGTGTGGACGCTGATCGCCGGGTTGCTGCTGGCGGCCGTGCTGCCCCCCAGTTCGACCTCGTCGTTCGCACTGACGCTGCGCCTGCTGACCGCGCTGCTGACCCTGCTGCACATGATGTGGCTGCTGCAGCACCTGCTGGCACGCGACAGCCTGCCGTCGCTGCTGGGCGCGGCGGTGCTGGTGCTGCTGCTGTGCGGCGCGGGCTTCTGGTGGATCGAGCCACGCACCCCCACGCTGGCGGACGGCCTGTGGCTGGCCTTCACCACCGCCGCCACCGTCGGCTATGGCGACGTGGTGCCGAGCACACCAGCGTCCAAGGTGTTCGCCGTGTTCGTGGTGCTGCTGGGCTTCGGCATCCTGTCGCTGGTCACGGCCTCGATCGCGGCCATGTGGGTCGAGTCCTCGGAGCGGCGCATGGAGCACGACATCCTGCGCGACCTGCATGCCGAGATCGGCCAGCTGCGCGCCGAGCTGCGCGCCACGCACGACGAACTGCAGTCGCTGCGGCGCCGTCTGGATCAGCCGCCCTGA
- a CDS encoding putative bifunctional diguanylate cyclase/phosphodiesterase has product MPLPTSPPADHTSPGGGSLDAGQDRDKLCRLADSAPVMMAYFDGPRQLCTYANRTFMQGLCDPARSPLGRALADVLQPELVAQLSHVLTGTLQDGQALTLEQPLALRDGQRLWVEVTLTPHLDPQGRRSGVYVLIVDQSRHHAAERALLESEERLSKFLQAGVEGIFFHRDGHIDDANPALCELVGLSLHDLLGRPALMLIAPEHHTRTVRQLDGQQDVTFETSVVHQDGTRIPVEVIDRGTMQHGEPMRMAVVRDIRDRHATQARLHYLVHHDALTGLPNRAAFLAQLDHLMVAARASDTQLALLFIDLDHFKRVNDSVGHTRGDALLKTISQRLCQCVRSTDRIARFGGDEFMVLLPGVRDRDAVVRVAGKLLEAVGAPVTVEGQSISVTPSIGIALYPQDSDTPDVLIKHADAAMHVAKGRGRATFAFFEPAVATTAYDKLMLEGELGHAIIHDEFALLFQPQVRACDGHPVGVEALIRWQHPQRGLLAPNEFIALAEQHRLIVPIGAWVLREAARQARLWHDAGWPLTVAVNLSTLQFQAPDFVASIQSLLAETGLPAGWLELELTERMLMDDVPQVCARLQQLRALGVKLSVDDFGTGYSSLSHLKELPIDTMKIDRSFVQELPHQRESAAIASAIVQLARGLGLSVVAEGVETEAQRAFLVGQGCDHLQGMIISAPLTVPQMQRWLHAQPALVPSPGT; this is encoded by the coding sequence ATGCCCCTGCCCACCAGTCCCCCTGCTGACCACACCTCCCCGGGGGGAGGCTCGCTCGACGCCGGGCAGGACCGGGACAAGCTGTGCCGCCTGGCCGACAGTGCGCCGGTCATGATGGCCTACTTCGATGGTCCGCGGCAGCTCTGCACCTATGCCAACCGGACCTTCATGCAGGGCCTGTGCGACCCGGCGCGCTCCCCACTGGGACGGGCGCTGGCCGATGTGCTGCAGCCGGAACTGGTCGCCCAGCTCTCCCACGTACTGACCGGTACCCTGCAGGACGGTCAGGCCCTCACGCTGGAGCAGCCGCTGGCCCTGCGCGATGGCCAGCGCCTGTGGGTCGAGGTCACGCTCACGCCGCACCTCGACCCGCAGGGCCGCCGCTCCGGCGTCTACGTGCTCATCGTCGACCAGAGCCGCCACCATGCCGCCGAGCGCGCGCTGCTCGAATCCGAGGAACGCCTGTCCAAGTTCCTGCAGGCCGGCGTCGAGGGCATCTTCTTCCACCGCGACGGCCACATCGACGACGCCAACCCCGCCCTGTGCGAGCTGGTCGGCCTGTCGCTGCATGATCTGCTGGGCCGTCCGGCCCTGATGCTGATCGCGCCGGAGCACCACACCCGCACCGTCCGGCAACTCGACGGCCAGCAGGACGTCACCTTCGAGACCAGCGTGGTCCACCAGGACGGCACGCGCATCCCCGTCGAAGTGATCGACCGCGGCACCATGCAGCACGGCGAACCGATGCGCATGGCCGTGGTGCGCGACATCCGCGACCGCCACGCCACCCAGGCCCGGCTGCACTACCTCGTCCACCACGACGCGCTCACCGGCCTGCCCAACCGCGCCGCCTTCCTGGCGCAGCTCGACCACCTGATGGTCGCCGCGCGCGCCTCCGACACCCAGCTCGCCCTGCTCTTCATCGACCTGGACCATTTCAAGCGCGTCAACGACTCCGTGGGACACACCCGTGGCGACGCGCTGCTCAAGACCATCTCCCAGCGCCTGTGCCAGTGCGTGCGCAGCACCGACCGCATCGCCCGCTTCGGCGGCGACGAGTTCATGGTGCTGCTGCCCGGCGTGCGCGACCGCGATGCGGTGGTCCGCGTGGCCGGCAAGCTGCTCGAAGCGGTGGGCGCACCGGTGACGGTCGAAGGCCAGTCGATCTCGGTCACCCCCTCGATCGGCATCGCGCTTTATCCGCAGGACAGTGACACGCCCGACGTGCTCATCAAGCATGCAGATGCCGCGATGCACGTCGCCAAGGGCCGCGGCCGCGCCACCTTCGCCTTCTTCGAGCCGGCCGTGGCCACCACCGCCTACGACAAGCTGATGCTCGAAGGCGAGCTGGGCCACGCCATCATCCACGACGAGTTCGCGCTGCTGTTCCAGCCGCAGGTGCGTGCGTGCGACGGGCACCCGGTCGGCGTCGAGGCCCTCATCCGCTGGCAGCATCCGCAGCGCGGACTGCTGGCTCCGAACGAGTTCATCGCCCTGGCCGAACAGCACCGGCTGATTGTCCCCATCGGCGCCTGGGTGCTGCGCGAAGCCGCCCGCCAGGCACGCCTGTGGCACGACGCCGGCTGGCCGCTCACCGTGGCCGTCAACCTCTCGACGCTGCAGTTCCAGGCGCCCGACTTCGTCGCCTCGATCCAGTCCCTGCTGGCGGAGACCGGATTGCCCGCCGGCTGGCTGGAGCTGGAACTCACCGAGCGCATGCTGATGGACGACGTGCCGCAGGTCTGCGCGCGGCTGCAGCAGCTGCGGGCGCTGGGCGTGAAGCTCTCGGTGGACGATTTCGGCACCGGCTACTCCTCGCTCAGCCACCTGAAGGAGCTGCCGATCGACACGATGAAGATCGACCGCTCCTTCGTGCAGGAGCTGCCGCACCAGCGCGAATCGGCAGCCATCGCCAGCGCCATCGTCCAGCTGGCCCGCGGCCTCGGCCTGAGCGTGGTCGCCGAAGGCGTGGAGACCGAGGCACAGCGGGCCTTCCTGGTCGGGCAAGGCTGCGATCACCTGCAGGGGATGATCATCAGCGCGCCGCTGACCGTGCCGCAGATGCAGCGCTGGCTGCACGCACAACCGGCCCTGGTACCCTCGCCTGGAACCTGA